From Passer domesticus isolate bPasDom1 chromosome 8, bPasDom1.hap1, whole genome shotgun sequence, a single genomic window includes:
- the HIF1AN gene encoding hypoxia-inducible factor 1-alpha inhibitor has protein sequence MAAASSSSSSSSSSSSSSSSSSSSSSCSSSAAAAGCREGPAVAAGPGWSDSQFRRYSFETRPIPRLSHSDPRAEELIENEEPVVLTDTNLVYPALKWDLDYLQENIGNGDFSVYSASTHKFLYYDEKKMANFKNFKPKSSREEMKFAEFVDRLKEIQQKGGAERLYLQQTLNDTVGRKIVVDFLGFNWNWINKQQGKRGWGQLTSNLLLIGMEGNVTPAHYDEQQNFFAQIKGYKRCILFPPDQFECLYPYPVHHPCDRQSQVDFDNPDYEKFPNFRNVVGYETVVGPGDVLYIPMYWWHHIESLLNGGITITVNFWYKGAPTPKRIEYPLKAHQKVAIMRNIEKMLGEALGNPQEVGPLLNMMIKGRYD, from the exons ATGGCGGCggcctcgtcctcctcctcctcttcttcctcttcttcctcctcctcctcctcctcctcctcctcttcctcctgctcctcctcggCGGCCGCCGCGGGTTGCCGGGAGGGCCCGGCGgtggcggcggggcccggctgGAGCGACTCCCAGTTCCGCCGCTACTCCTTCGAGACGCGGCCCATCCCGCGGCTCAGCCACAGCGACCCCCGCGCCGAGGAGCTCATCGAGAACGAG GAGCCAGTGGTGCTGACAGATACCAATCTGGTTTATCCTGCTCTGAAATGGGACCTGGACTACCTCCAGGAAAACATTGGCAATGGGGACTTCTCCGTGTATAGTGCCAGCACACACAAGTTTTTGTACTATGATGAGAAAAAAATGGCCAATTTTAAGAACTTCAAACCCAAGTCAAGTAGGGAAGAAATGAAGTTTGCCGAGTTTGTGGACAGACTcaaagaaatacagcaaaaaggGGGTGCTGAGAG GCTATATCTGCAGCAAACGTTGAATGACACAGTTGGAAGGAAAATTGTAGTGGATTTCCTTGGCTTCAACTGGAACTGGATTAACAAGCAGCAAGGGAAACGTGGCTGGGGTCAACTGACTTCTAACTTGCTTCTTATTGGCATGGAAG GGAATGTGACACCAGCTCATTATGACGAGCAACAGAACTTCTTTGCTCAGATTAAGGGTTACAAGAGGTGTATCCTGTTTCCTCCTGATCAGTTTGAATGCCTCTACCCTTATCCTGTGCACCATCCATGTGACAGACAGAGCCAG GTGGACTTTGACAATCCTGACTATGAGAAGTTTCCAAACTTCCGGAATGTGGTTGGCTATGAGACAGTGGTGGGTCCTGGGGATGTGCTGTACATACCTATGTACTG GTGGCACCACATTGAGTCTCTCCTGAATGGGGGGATTACCATCACTGTGAACTTCTGGTACAAG GGTGCCCCAACCCCAAAGAGAATTGAGTATCCCTTAAAGGCTCATCAGAAAGTGGCAATAATGAGGAACATTGAGAAGATGCTGGGAGAAGCCTTAGGAAATCCACAAGAG GTGGGTCCCTTGTTGAATATGATGATTAAGGGCCGGTATGACTAA
- the NDUFB8 gene encoding NADH dehydrogenase [ubiquinone] 1 beta subcomplex subunit 8, mitochondrial produces the protein MAAGALRGVLWPRAAAGLRAARAALAAPSGARAASEMSKDMMPGPYPRTPEERAAAAKKYNMRVEDYQPYPDNGLGFGDYPMLPDKSQYERDPWYQWDQPDMRHNWGEPMHWDFDMYIRNRVDTSPTVVPWHTMSKHFLLFLSIMLIMFGVGEIYPSYRPVGPKQYPFNDLYLEKGGDPNKKPPEVIHYEI, from the exons ATGGCGGCGGGCGCTCTCCGCGGTGTCCTCTGGCCCCGGGCGGCCGCCGGGCTCCGGGCGGCCCGGGCCGCCCTGGCGGCGCCGTCGGGGGCGCGGGCGG CCTCGGAGATGTCCAAGGACATGATGCCTGGGCCGTACCCGCGGACGCCGGAGGAGCGGGCGGCCGCTGCCAAGAAGTACAACATGCGTGTGGAGGACTACCAGCCGTACCCCGACAACGGCCTGGG GTTTGGTGACTATCCCATGCTCCCGGATAAGTCTCAGTACGAGAGAGACCCCTGGTACCAGTGGGACCAGCCAGACATGAGGCACAACTGGGGGGAGCCG ATGCACTGGGATTTTGACATGTACATTCGGAACCGGGTTGATACATCCCCCACTGTTGTTCCCTGGCACACCATGAGCAAACACTTCCTTCTGTTTTTGAGCATAATGCTGATCATGTTTGGTGTTGGAGAGATCTACCCATCCTACAGGCCTGTG GGACCGAAGCAATATCCCTTCAATGACCTGTATCTGGAGAAAGgaggagaccccaataaaaagCCACCAGAGGTGATACACTATGAAATTTGA